Proteins from a genomic interval of Caulobacter rhizosphaerae:
- a CDS encoding electron transfer flavoprotein-ubiquinone oxidoreductase — protein MSEALERESMEYDVVIVGGGPAGLSAAIRLKQLAAKAGTEVSVAVLEKGSEVGAHILSGAVIDPKGLAELFPDWKERGAPLETPVTKDVFRLLGPQGDLALPMFAMPPFMHNHGCYIASLGNVSRWLAAQAEELGVEIYPGFAASDLVWNDDGSVKGVVVGIVGVAKDGHHKPDYNPGMELHGKYVFIAEGVRGSLAKQLIAKFDLSAGKSPQKFGIGIKELWQVPPEKHQPGLAEHTTGWPLDNQTGGGSFMYHFGDNYVAIGYVVHLNYKNPWLSPFDEFQRFKHHPAVKPHLEGGKRIAYGARAITEGGYQSVPKLTFPGGALIGCSAGFVNVPRIKGSHNAVKTGMLAADAAFEALAAGRAGDELTAYQDLYEKSWVAKELKVVRNAKPLLGKFGTALGGALGMFDMWCTHLFGGFSFFGTMKHDKTDAESTGLAKDYKPLVYPKPDGVISFDKLSSVFISATNHEEDQPAHLKLKDPSVPITVNLPKYGEPARLYCPAGVYEVLYNEQGQDPRFQINAQNCVHCKTCDIKDPSQNIVWTTPEGGGGPNYPNM, from the coding sequence ATGAGCGAAGCGCTCGAACGCGAGTCGATGGAATACGACGTCGTCATCGTCGGCGGCGGACCGGCGGGCCTGTCGGCCGCCATCCGGCTCAAGCAACTGGCCGCCAAGGCCGGGACGGAAGTGTCGGTGGCGGTGCTGGAAAAGGGCTCGGAGGTCGGCGCCCACATCCTGTCGGGCGCGGTGATCGATCCCAAGGGTCTGGCCGAGCTGTTCCCCGACTGGAAGGAACGCGGCGCGCCGCTGGAGACGCCCGTCACCAAGGACGTCTTCCGGCTGCTGGGCCCGCAGGGCGATCTGGCCTTGCCGATGTTCGCCATGCCGCCGTTCATGCACAACCACGGCTGCTACATCGCCTCGCTGGGCAATGTCAGCCGCTGGCTGGCCGCCCAGGCCGAGGAACTGGGCGTCGAGATCTATCCGGGCTTCGCGGCGTCGGACCTGGTCTGGAACGACGACGGCTCGGTCAAGGGCGTCGTGGTGGGGATCGTGGGCGTGGCCAAGGACGGCCACCACAAGCCCGACTACAACCCCGGCATGGAACTGCACGGCAAGTATGTGTTCATCGCCGAGGGCGTGCGCGGCTCGCTGGCCAAGCAACTGATCGCCAAGTTCGACCTGTCGGCCGGCAAGTCGCCGCAGAAGTTCGGCATCGGCATCAAGGAGCTGTGGCAGGTGCCGCCCGAAAAGCACCAGCCGGGCCTGGCCGAGCACACCACCGGCTGGCCGTTGGACAACCAGACCGGCGGCGGCAGCTTCATGTACCACTTCGGAGACAACTACGTGGCCATCGGCTATGTGGTGCACCTGAACTACAAGAACCCCTGGCTGTCGCCGTTCGACGAGTTCCAGCGCTTCAAGCACCATCCGGCCGTCAAGCCGCACCTGGAGGGCGGCAAGCGCATCGCCTACGGCGCGCGGGCCATCACCGAGGGCGGCTACCAGTCGGTGCCGAAGCTGACCTTCCCGGGCGGGGCGCTGATCGGCTGCTCGGCCGGCTTCGTCAACGTGCCGCGCATCAAGGGCAGCCACAACGCGGTCAAGACCGGCATGCTGGCCGCCGACGCCGCCTTCGAGGCCCTGGCCGCCGGTCGCGCCGGCGACGAGCTCACCGCCTACCAGGACCTCTACGAAAAGTCGTGGGTGGCCAAGGAGCTGAAGGTCGTCCGCAACGCCAAGCCGCTTCTGGGCAAGTTCGGCACCGCCCTGGGCGGGGCGCTCGGCATGTTCGACATGTGGTGCACGCACCTGTTCGGCGGCTTCTCGTTCTTCGGCACGATGAAGCACGACAAGACCGACGCCGAGTCCACGGGCTTGGCCAAGGACTACAAGCCGCTGGTCTATCCCAAGCCCGACGGCGTGATCAGCTTCGACAAGCTGAGCTCGGTGTTCATCTCGGCCACCAACCACGAAGAGGACCAGCCGGCCCACCTGAAGCTGAAGGACCCCAGCGTCCCGATCACGGTGAACCTGCCCAAGTACGGCGAACCGGCCCGGCTCTACTGCCCGGCGGGCGTCTACGAGGTGCTGTATAACGAGCAGGGCCAGGATCCGCGCTTCCAGATCAACGCCCAGAACTGCGTCCACTGCAAAACCTGCGACATCAAGGATCCGTCGCAGAACATCGTCTGGACCACCCCCGAGGGCGGCGGCGGGCCGAACTATCCGAACATGTAG
- a CDS encoding uracil-DNA glycosylase — MELSVDPRAVESLLAFWADAGVEASYADDPIDRLAEGAALLRARKEAPPPAVAAPVAAPAFGRGPDLGAAVAEARALAAACADLPALAAAIAAFDGCPLKTQGARQAVVSRGPADAPLMIIGEAPGADEDLQGAPFVGRAGQLLDRMLKAAGVLDRAFVTNTVFWRPPGNRTPTPQEQAACAPFLERAIQLVQPKILLLVGGASAKSLLKRDEGILSLRGRWFEWTSSDGQSELPALPTLHPAFLLRQPAAKKKAWTDMLMLSERLDRPERPH; from the coding sequence ATGGAGCTCTCCGTCGATCCGCGCGCCGTGGAAAGCCTGCTCGCCTTCTGGGCCGATGCGGGCGTGGAGGCGTCGTACGCGGACGATCCGATCGACCGCCTGGCCGAGGGCGCGGCCTTGCTGCGGGCCCGCAAGGAAGCCCCTCCTCCGGCGGTGGCGGCTCCTGTCGCCGCGCCAGCCTTCGGACGCGGCCCCGACCTGGGCGCGGCCGTGGCCGAGGCCCGGGCCCTGGCCGCCGCCTGCGCCGACCTCCCCGCCCTGGCCGCCGCCATCGCCGCCTTCGACGGCTGCCCCCTGAAGACCCAGGGCGCCCGCCAGGCCGTAGTCTCGCGAGGCCCCGCCGACGCCCCGCTGATGATCATCGGCGAGGCCCCGGGCGCGGACGAGGACCTGCAGGGCGCGCCGTTCGTCGGCCGGGCCGGCCAACTTCTGGACCGCATGCTCAAGGCCGCTGGCGTGCTGGACCGCGCCTTCGTGACCAACACCGTCTTCTGGCGCCCGCCGGGCAACCGCACCCCCACCCCGCAGGAGCAGGCCGCCTGCGCGCCGTTCCTGGAGCGGGCGATTCAGTTGGTGCAACCCAAGATCCTGCTGCTGGTCGGCGGCGCCTCGGCCAAGAGCCTGCTCAAGCGCGACGAGGGCATATTGTCGCTGCGCGGACGATGGTTCGAGTGGACCTCCAGCGACGGCCAAAGCGAGCTTCCGGCCTTGCCCACCTTGCATCCGGCGTTCCTGCTGCGTCAGCCCGCGGCCAAGAAGAAGGCCTGGACCGACATGCTTATGCTCAGCGAGAGGCTTGATCGTCCCGAGCGTCCCCACTAG
- a CDS encoding lytic transglycosylase domain-containing protein — translation MSAHASALEPLSEADARFYRAAFAAADHGDFDAAEAAQANARDKSLRGALDFARIMHPTAYAASYDELSQWLESYGDQAGAERIYALAVKRRPARAAAPKAPVLFVAGAKAPASGDRGRAAREAYYSGDVKRALALAQAAREPWIAGLAAFRLESYAQARTYFEQVANDQGQDEWLRSAAAFWAARSAASGGQPGDVEDLLGQAARAPNTFYGMIAARQLALAGQALAQDDPIAALLTKVSYEGPDTASLARLLAADPRARRAAALAQIGRWAEAGQELRAGLSLASDDPKARGDWTDLALALNEKAPLNAGRAVKRVGGEDYPLPPLEPTGGFTIDKAMVYALVRQESRFDPYAMSGAGAVGLMQLMPVAAARAAGDDKLLADTSPLLDPSFNLRVGQDYFTWLMDRGLQSPDLFRAVAAYNGGPGTLIKTQQQLGGADCDPLLLIESLPAQETRNYVEKVMASYWTYRKLMGAETKTLDAVASGARVIDFRLDQ, via the coding sequence ATGAGCGCCCATGCGTCGGCGCTGGAACCGCTGTCCGAGGCCGACGCCCGCTTCTACCGCGCCGCCTTCGCCGCCGCCGACCACGGTGATTTCGACGCCGCCGAGGCCGCCCAGGCCAACGCCCGCGACAAGAGCCTCCGCGGCGCGCTGGACTTCGCGCGGATCATGCATCCGACCGCCTACGCGGCCAGCTATGACGAATTGAGCCAGTGGCTGGAGTCGTATGGCGACCAGGCCGGGGCCGAGCGGATCTACGCCCTGGCCGTCAAGCGCCGACCGGCCCGCGCCGCGGCCCCGAAAGCACCGGTGCTGTTCGTGGCCGGCGCCAAGGCCCCTGCCTCCGGCGACCGCGGCCGCGCCGCCCGCGAGGCCTATTATTCCGGCGACGTGAAAAGGGCCCTGGCCCTGGCCCAGGCCGCGCGCGAACCCTGGATCGCCGGCCTCGCCGCCTTCCGCCTGGAGTCCTACGCCCAGGCCCGGACCTATTTTGAACAGGTCGCCAACGACCAAGGGCAGGACGAATGGCTGCGCTCGGCCGCCGCCTTCTGGGCCGCGCGATCGGCGGCGTCCGGCGGCCAGCCCGGCGACGTCGAGGACCTGCTCGGCCAGGCGGCCCGCGCGCCCAACACCTTCTACGGCATGATCGCCGCCCGCCAGCTGGCTCTGGCCGGCCAGGCCCTGGCCCAGGACGACCCGATCGCCGCCCTGCTGACCAAGGTCTCCTACGAAGGCCCCGACACGGCCTCCCTGGCGCGCCTGCTGGCCGCCGATCCCCGCGCCCGCCGCGCCGCCGCCCTGGCCCAGATCGGCCGCTGGGCCGAGGCCGGCCAGGAGCTGCGCGCCGGCCTGTCCTTGGCCAGCGATGATCCCAAGGCCCGCGGCGACTGGACCGATCTGGCCCTGGCCTTGAACGAGAAGGCGCCGCTGAACGCCGGCCGCGCGGTCAAGCGGGTCGGCGGCGAGGACTATCCCCTGCCCCCGCTGGAGCCCACGGGTGGCTTCACGATCGACAAGGCCATGGTCTACGCCCTGGTGCGCCAGGAAAGCCGCTTCGACCCCTACGCCATGTCGGGGGCCGGGGCCGTGGGCCTGATGCAGTTGATGCCGGTGGCCGCCGCCCGCGCGGCCGGCGACGACAAGCTGCTGGCCGACACCAGCCCGCTGCTGGATCCCAGCTTCAACCTGCGGGTCGGCCAGGACTATTTCACCTGGTTGATGGACCGCGGCCTGCAGAGCCCCGACCTGTTCCGCGCCGTGGCGGCCTATAACGGCGGCCCGGGCACGCTGATCAAGACCCAGCAGCAGCTGGGCGGCGCCGATTGCGATCCGTTGCTGCTGATCGAGAGCCTGCCGGCCCAGGAAACCCGCAACTACGTCGAAAAGGTCATGGCCTCGTACTGGACCTATCGCAAGCTGATGGGCGCCGAGACCAAGACCCTGGACGCCGTGGCCAGCGGCGCCCGGGTGATCGATTTCCGGCTGGATCAGTAG